AGGACACCGCGGACACTTGGGTGCTGGAGTCGGCGCTGCCTTCGGAACGATCCGCGCCGATGGTGACCGTCCTGGACGGGCACCCGCACACGCTGGCGTTCCTGGCGAATGTGCATCGGGTGCGAGCAGCGCACCTCGGCGTGACGCGGTTCGGCCAGTCCGGGGATCTGGAGAGCGTGTACCGGCATCACGGGATCGATGCGGACAGCATCATCCGCGCCGCGCTGGATGTGGCTGACTGATTCTTCGGCCGTTTCCCTTTCCGGGCACGGGCCGCCGAGCTTCCCAGAGCTTGGCGGCCCGTTTTCTCTTGTACTGCAACAAGTTCTCCGCACGGTCGACCTGCTGCCCCGGCTTTGCCGATCCACAGCCCCGCCTCGCTCGATGTGACACCGGTCACGTTTCTCCGTTTTGAGAACCTTCGCCCGGGTCCGCCCCGACTACCCGGACGAACCCCCGCCCAGGAGGTTCGCCAGGTGTCCTCAATGGACACACGAGGGAGGAGAACAGAATGTCGTCGAAGACCCGGATTTCGGCCCGGACCCGGCTCGCCGCGGGCACGGTCGCCGCGGCCGCGGCCGTGATCGCAGGCGGAACGCTCGGAATCGCCGCCGCATCCGCGTCCCCCGCCGTGCCTGCCGTGTCGGCCGTGTCGGCCGCATCCGCAACGGCCGGCACCCCGGCAGGCCTCGCCGCGACCCCGAAGCCGCCGGCCGGCGCGCGGGCGGTCGTAAAGGTCGCCCCGAACCCGGCGACCCCCGGCGGAGAAGTCACGATCACCGGAAATTGCGGCGGCGGAAAGGGATTGAAGGCGGTGCTGGGCGGCTTCCCGGACAACCCGGCCCTGACCGACGTGCAGATCGTCGACGCGGGCCCGGACAAGTTCGAGGCGAAAGCCAAAGTCAGCCCCACGATCGGCGACGGAGTCGGCCCAGTCCTGGTGGACTGCGACGGCGAAGCCGGCGTGACCCTGATGGTCACGCACACCCAGCCGGGCAATGGCTGACCCGAGCCGCGCCGCGGCCGCCGCGGCAGCGGGATGACACGGCGCTGACGTCACCGACCCCAGCGGAACTGAGCCTGGCACCGGATCTGTTACGCCGCTTCAGGTTCGCAGGCTGATCCGCAGGCCGGACGCCTGCGCCCAGTCTCCCAACGGGTTCGAAGACGCGTGCCCGGCCGGCCTCGCGTCGGCCGGGCACGCCCGCTATCCCTGCGGTCCGTCCTGAACGCGCACCGGAGCCCACCCCAGCGAGACGCCGGTAGCTCGACGACCAGGGCCGCGACTTCCCTGCCGCACCACAGCCTTGCCGCCCACAGTCTTGCCGCAACACAGCCCTGCCGCGCCACAACCCTGTCGCAGCACTGCCCTGCCAGCATTCAGCCCGCGCGGCCTCCATCGCCGAACCCGCCGGACTCCGCCGACTCGGCCTGCGGCAGTCCACGGCGGCCCCGGGCAGCCAGCTTGTTCTCCCTCGCTGCTCGCCGCTCGATTAAGGCTGGTGCCGCGCCCTCTCGCCTCATTTCTCCTTAGCTGTGAGGCGATGTGCAGGCGCTGTGAGGTTGCTGTGGATCCCCCTTCCCGGGGTGCTTCCCGGCCGTCCGCGTGGTCATCTAGATACGTGAAGGTGACCGTTTCCCGTACCGCGCTCGTGGTCTGCGCCGCAGCCGTGCTCGTCGCGACCGGCAGCGCCAACGCCGTCGTCACGACTGCTGACGTGACCGGCACGGCGGAGGCCGCGCCGAGCAAGGCGGGCAACGCCAGCGCCTCCCCGTCGCCCACCACCACCGCGCCCAGCACCTCGGGAACCGCGACCACCGCTCCGTCGGCCACCGCTCCGTCCGCCGCCGGCACTCCGAGCCCCACCAGCTCCTCCCCCGCCAGCGCTCCGAGCGCCCCCGTCGCCAACGCGGACAGCGCCCCGGTCGCGAGTGCGGCAGTCGGCGCGTTGTTCTCCGGCGGCAAGCACTTCTGCTCCGCAAGTGTCGTGCACAGCCCCGGTGGCGACCTGATCCTCACCGCCGCGCACTGCGTCAACGGGGACGTCACCGCCATCAGCTTCGAGCCCGGTTACCACGACGGCATCGCGCCTTACGGCAGCTGGCAGGTCACCGCCGCGACGATCGCGGACGGGTGGACCTCCTCGGCCGACCCGGACCTGGATTTCGCGTTCCTCAAGGTCGCCCAGCCCGGTCCGGCGAGCCTCGAAAGCCTGACCGGCGCCAACCTGCTCGGCACCGACCAAGGGTTCTCGCACACCATCACCCTCACCGGCTACCCCGACGGCTCCGAACGGCCCGTCGTCTGCACTGGCACCACCACGCAGTCCGACACCTACCAGCAACGCGTCGCCTGCCCCGGCTTCCCGGACGGCACCAGCGGCGGCCCCTGGGTGATCAACGCCGACCCGAACACCGGCCTGGGCACCGTCGTCGGCGCGATCGGCGGGTACCAGACCGGCGGCGACACCGCGGATGTCTCCTACAGCGCCTACTTCGACGGCGACGTCGCCCAGCTGTACAACACCGCCATCAGCTGACCCTCCGCGAGGCAGCTCGGCCGAGCACCTCGATTGGACCGGACCAGCAGCACGCGCCGAGCGCACGGCCGGCTCCGGTTCCCCACCCGAACCGAGCAACCGCTCGCCCTGCCCGCGGAGCGACCTCGATCAGAGAATCCGCGGCTGCCTCCAGCCGAACTCCGCGCCACCAGCAAGCTGACCGGCTCGTCGAGCGCTCGGCTGAGCGCGCGGCGGAATCCGCCCTCAGGTCGAGCTGGGCGGCGCAACAGGCGCCTGATGCAGCGAAAGATTTTGTCCGGCGTGCTCGTCCGCGGCCCACGCGCCCGAGTCCGCTGTCCAGGTCTGGCCGGCGAAGCTCACCTTGTCGATGCCCAGTTTCGCCGCGCGGCCGACCAGCCAGCTCGCGATCCGCCAGCCTTCCGCCGGCGGGTGCGCACCGCTCAGCCGTGCGGTGCCGAGTTCGGCGCTGGCTGCCGCCACCAGGTCCGCGGGCGGGCTCAGCGTCAGATTCCGGCAGGTAAGGGCGGCCGGGTATTGGCCGGTCAGCGCACCGCCCAGGGCTGCGGCCTCGTCTTCCCACTGTGCGTACGCGTCCGGCGCGCCGGAGCGCTGCACCGCCTGTGCGGCTTCCGTGATCGGGAGGGTCTGCCAGTTGTCGAGTTTCGCGAGCTTCTTGTAGAACTCCGTCGCCGCGTAAACCGGGTCCTGCAGCTGGGCGGGCGTGCCCCAGCCCTGGCTCGGACGCTGCTGGAACAGACCGACCGAGTCGCGGTCGCCGCCGCTCAGGTTGCGGAGTTTCGATTCCTGCAGCGCGGTCGCCAAGGCCACCGTGACGGCGTGCGCGGGCAAGCCCTGCTTGACGCCGACGGCGGCGATCGTCGCGGCGTTGCCCATCGCGTCCGGTTGCAGCGTGTACTGCGGGGCCGATGCGTCGTTCGGGCCCTTCGGCAGGGCGACGGTGCAGCCGGGGGTCTTCACCGCGTTGTTGCTGGAAAACATGACCACTACGACGACCACGGCCGCGAGAGCCACGACGACCGCTGCGATCGCCGCCTTCACGCCAAACCCGCGCACCCGCTGCCCGCCCTTCCCCTGCACACTTCCGGTGCGCACAGTCTGCCCGGCAGGTCCGGCAGCGGGGCGTGCGGGTCGGCTCATCCGGCGTCGGGCGCGCCCAGGAAGATCGGGTTCGACATGGCGACCATCGCGTTCGGCGTAGTCGTCTTCGGGCCGCCCGACGGACGCCGGACCTCGACGCGCACCCAGCGGCTGTAGCGCGGGTATGTCGTCCACGCGACGGTCGCGGCACCGGACTCCGGCACCGTCTCGCTGTGCTCCGGGCCGAGCTGGTCGAGGAAGGTCACGGTGGTGCCTGGCACGCCGCGGACGACCGCGCGCACCTCGACCGGAGTGCCAGTGCCCGCGACCAGCCGGCCGCCGATGCCCGCGGTGCGGCCCGCGCCGGAGACCGAGAAGTCCAGCTGCACGTCTTTCGACTCGGCGAGCCACGACCGCCCCGCCTTGAGCCCGGCGAGCAGCTCCGCCCGGCCGAGCCGGTCCGCCTGGACGACCGTGTGCGGCAGCGCGACGGTCTGATCCGGGTTGTGCGCGTCCGAGTCGCCGATCGCCGGGATCCAGCGGCCGCCGCGCAGCAGTCCGTCCCAGTGCGTGACGCTCGCTTCGTCGTCCGCCGTCCACGGACCGTTCCAGACCTCGACCAGGTCGGCGATCTCGTAGGCGAACTCGTACGTGCAGCCGAAGCAGTTCGCGAACGGATGCGCGGCGGTGACCAGGCCGCCCGCCCGGTGCACCTGGTCGGTGAACCGGCGGAAGTCGGCCGGGTCGGCCGCTCGGTAGCGCCAGTCGATCCAGGTGCCGGCCGGCAGGCCGATGGCCGGCCAGTGCCCGGACCGCGTCGTGACCTCCTCGCCGTTCAGGATGAGCAGATCGTCGGTCGCGTAGTTGCCCCACACCAGCTGCGAGCTGGACGTGTTGTGGTCGGTGGACACGATGAAGTCCAGCCCGGCCGCTCGGGCGTCGGCCACCAGCTGCTCCGGGGTGCGCCGGCCGTCGGAGTAGACGGTGTGCAGGTGCGAGTCGCCGCGGTACCAGGAGCGGCCGCGATCGCGCGCGGGCGCCGTGAGCGGCGCCGGGTTCGGCTGGAACGGCGCGGCGGTGTCGCGGCCGAACGTCAGCGTGATGTCGACGCGGTAGTTGAGCCCCTGCGGCGCGACGGTGTACGGGCCGAGGATCACGTGCCAGCGCCCGGGCGTGATCGGCCCGGCGAGATACCCGGGGGTCGCCTCCGCTGCGCTGATCGAAAACCGGTCGCGGAATCCGCCCGACCAGCCCCGGAATCCGCGGCGGTTGCCGAGTTCGTACCCTTCCGGGCCGAACATCCCGATATCGCAAGCATTCCCGCGAGTGCCGGCGGGCACCGACGGCCGGTCGTAGGAGTAGACGACGTCGATCTGCTTCACGCCGCGCGGCACGTCGACCGGCAGGTAGTACCAGTCCGGCACGTCCGGCTGGAGGGTGCCGGTCACCGTTTTCGTCTGCTGCCCGGCGCCGGGCGCGGGCGCCGCGAACGCGACGCCCGGCAACATGCCCATCGCCGCCCCGGCCGCGACGACGCCGCCGGCCCGGAACAGGTTGCGCCGATTGAGTTCCCCAGTGGACATGCCTACCTCCGCGGATGAGAAGTCGCGCCGACGCTAGCCCCAGTCAGCACGGGCTTCAACGCCGTTCGGGTGAACAGTCGGCAACCCGGCTTTGGCCTGGACGGTCCGCGGGGCGGCGGTGAGCGCTGGCCGCGGTCACCTGTCAGTTCACGGTCAGCACCCAACCCGACCTCACCGCCCAGCACGCCCACGTCCTGCACGCCCTCGCCGCCCAGGACGCCCTCGCCACTCACCCGCCCTCACCGCCCCTCACCGCTCAGCCCGCCCCGCCGCTCGCCTCCGCGACCCGGTCCAGCCACTCCTCCACCAGTGCCTCGAACAACGCCGGCTGCTCGAACTGCAGGTTGTGCCCCGCCCGGTCCAGCACCGCGTAACTCGCCCTCGGGTAGTGCCCCAGCAGCGCGTACTGCTCCGCGAACCCGGTCGACGCGTCCTGCCGTCCGCAGACGATCAGGGCCGGTTTCCGGTACCGCGGGCCGCTTTCCGGGTCTTCGGCCAGCGGCCACGCGGTCCGCATCCGGTCCAGTGCGGCGAAATCCGCTATCGCCAGGCCGGGCGCGACGTCGGCGCGGAACCGGGCCAGCGTTTCCGCGGACTGGACCACCGCCAGGCCCCCGTACTCCTCGGCCTCCGCCGGGTCGAGCGCCGCCAGCAGGCCCGGGTCCGCGCGCACGACCGTGTGCTCGGGCACGTCCCGCTCCAGCGTCGGCACCGGGCGCCCGACCGGGCAGACCAGCGCCAGCCCGGACACCTGCGCTGGCCGCGCGTGCGCCAGCCCGCGGGCCAGATAACCCCCGTACGACTCGCCGACCAGGAGGAACGGCTCGTCGCCGAGCACCTCGTCGACCAGTCCGCTCAGCGCGGCGAGCAGGTCGTCCGACCCGCGTGCGGACCCGGCCGGCGACCGCCCCATCCCGGGCAGGTCCGGGTACAGCCGCCGGTAGCCGGGCCGCCGCTCGAAGACCGGTTCCAGGCAGCCGGTCATCAAGCGGTGATCCGGCGTCCAGCCGTGGACGGCCAGCACCGGCGTGCCGGTGCCGTGTTCGACGTAGTGCATGAACTCCCCATCGTCTCGACCTCGCGATCCGGTCGGCACTGGTGTACCCCAGGGCACCGACAGTTTCGGGACGAACAGCCGGAGCACCCGACGGGAAGAACTCGCCGGCGGCAAGCCAAACGCATTTCCGGGAGAATTGACCGGACTGTTATCCGCGTGAGCTGATCAATTCTCTTTCCGATTCCGGGCGGCCTTCGGCCGGCCGGCGCGGAACACAAGCAAGCAGAAGAATCCCTGCCACGACGCCCAGGAGCACGTGGCCGGCGACGGCACACAATCCGCACAATGCGGTCCATAGGACGATCTTCATTCACCGAGTGTAGGGCGGCGAACAATCGACGTCCGGATACTTGGGAAAGACTTAGGGTTGGCCGGCGCCGGATTCCGGACCCGTCCGGAACGGAAAGGGTTGCCTTTCCTTTCCCGGCGGAGGCGGGACTGTCCGCGCGGCGGGCGGCGGCGTCCGGCAGGATCGGGAACGTGCCCACGCCCGGAACCAGCGCCCTCGTCGTGACGCTCCCGTCCGCCGTCGTCCTGCTCGAAACCGCGGCGGCCGTCGACCCCGGTCTCGTCCGCCCCGGCCTCCCGCCGCACGTCACCGCCTTGTACCCGTTCCTGCCCGCGGACCGGCTCACCGAGCGGATCGACGCCGAGGTGCGCCAGCTAGCCAGCGAGTTCCCGCAAACCGACGTGCCGCTGACCGACCTGGTCACCGCCCCCGGGTTCGTCGCGGCCGCGGCGCCGGCGCTCCAGCCCCTCGCGGACGCCGTTTGCGATCACTGGCCGGGCGTGCCGCCGTACGGCGGCCGTTTCGGACCTCATCCCCCAGCGCACCTGACGATCGCTCTTGGCGGCACTGACGAACAGCGCGCCGAAGCGGCCGACAGGGCCCGCGCAGCGCTGCCGCTCACTGCGTTGGCGGACACGCTGCATCTGGTCGTGCTCACCGAACAGGGCTGGCAGCTCCGGGTGTCGGCGAACCTCGGAATGCCTGCGCGATAGCCCGCAGCCGTGCGACGTCAGCGGCGAAGGCGGTCTCTTCGGACAGTTCCGGCACTTCGTCCGACGCAGTGTTCGCGGAGCTGCGAAGCACCTGTACAGCCGCAGCGGGCGACAGGGAAGGACCGACGCCAGACAGCAGCAGACCATCGTTGATCTCGCTCATCATGGTCAACAGTCGTTCCCTGCCAGTGCCCGCGACGTCCTCGAGCCGTACGACGTCCGGGTAACGCGCGGCCAGGTATTCGCGCAACGGCCGCAGCTTCGCCCGCGTCCGCGCGTCGCGCACGGCGCGCCCTGCGGCAGGCAACGCGGGCACGACCAGGCCGACGACGATCAGCAAGACCGAGACCGCCGGAAAGCCCACTGCCAGGGAACATCGGACCGTCGAGAACGCTCCGCGACACAGTTTCATGACCGGATGCGCCGCCGTCACGTCAGCGACCAGGTCGACCAGTTTGCCTGCCAGGTAGGCAAAGGCGAAGGCACACGCAACAAGCAGGATGCCCAGCCCGGCCCGCAGCGCGCCGGTACCTGCGCGTACCGCGCCCGCGGACACGACAGCGATGTCCGCGACCGCGAAGCCCAGGTACAGCGTGTACACGGCGATGTAGACCACGAGCGTCGGATTTGACCGGTAGAGCGTGTCGAAGAGGCCTACGCCGGTTGGCAGCCCTCGTGTCGCGAAGAAGGACGCCGTCAGCACGACGAGCGCCGTGACCAACGCCCCGAGCCGCGCGCGCCGTCGACGCTCCGCTACGCCGCCGATCTCCGCGACAGTCACTTCGATGCCGTACGCAGCCACCATTGTCGCGAGGTTGGACAGCAAGCGGCCAAGGCTCGGGTACAGCTGACTCTCGACCGCCTGCGCGCTGTCGGCGAGCAGGCAGAAGGCAACCCCGAGTGCGATCAGGCTGGTCGCCAGACCGGCGCCAGCGCCAGACCGGCGCGCTCGCACCGCGCGCCAGATACCGACGGCGAGAGAGAACAGGCCGACCCCAAAGAACAGCGCGTCGATCATCCGCGCGCTACCCGAGCAGCGACGCGAAGCGCCGCGCGCGATCGGCAGCCGGACCAGACGCGCCCGGCCGCAGCTGCGCGTCTTCCGAGGTGGCGGCGCTCATCAGGAACACGGCAATGAGCTCCGCTTCGTATTCGTCCGCATGAGTCGTGACGCGAGTCAGCAAGTGCGACAGCAGGTGCGCGCTGAGGTCAGGAGCAACAGCAGCCGCTTCCGCCTCGGTGAGCACGCACTCGCCGCGGTGCTCGCACAGCAGGTGGGCGATCTCGTGCGCGATGATGTGGTCCTGATGCAGCGGTGAGGTCCCCGCCGCGTATGCGATCAGGTCGAAGTCCTCGTGCCGCTGCCACGCCCCGGACGGCTGACCGGGCGCGTAGTCCACGGCGACCAGGTCGATGTCCCGTCCGCGATGCTGCTCCAGCCGGTCGATCCACGCGTTCATCGACCACGGCCGCGGCGCCGGCACGTGCCGCAGCAGGTCGCGCACCCGCGTACGGGCGCGTACACGCACGCTTGGATCGATGTCCCCTCCCGAGGAGATCGGCGGCTGGACCAGCCGTGTGCACCAGGGCGCATCCGGCACTCCCAGCATAGCCGTCTGGATCACTCCGGCTTGCGCCCGCGCCGGGTGCGCTCGCGTCCCGCGGTGTAGCTGCCGAGCTGGTCCATCAGGGCGGAAACGGTCTCCCGATCGCGCGGGGACAGCCGCATCG
This sequence is a window from Amycolatopsis benzoatilytica AK 16/65. Protein-coding genes within it:
- a CDS encoding serine protease gives rise to the protein MKVTVSRTALVVCAAAVLVATGSANAVVTTADVTGTAEAAPSKAGNASASPSPTTTAPSTSGTATTAPSATAPSAAGTPSPTSSSPASAPSAPVANADSAPVASAAVGALFSGGKHFCSASVVHSPGGDLILTAAHCVNGDVTAISFEPGYHDGIAPYGSWQVTAATIADGWTSSADPDLDFAFLKVAQPGPASLESLTGANLLGTDQGFSHTITLTGYPDGSERPVVCTGTTTQSDTYQQRVACPGFPDGTSGGPWVINADPNTGLGTVVGAIGGYQTGGDTADVSYSAYFDGDVAQLYNTAIS
- a CDS encoding CehA/McbA family metallohydrolase encodes the protein MSTGELNRRNLFRAGGVVAAGAAMGMLPGVAFAAPAPGAGQQTKTVTGTLQPDVPDWYYLPVDVPRGVKQIDVVYSYDRPSVPAGTRGNACDIGMFGPEGYELGNRRGFRGWSGGFRDRFSISAAEATPGYLAGPITPGRWHVILGPYTVAPQGLNYRVDITLTFGRDTAAPFQPNPAPLTAPARDRGRSWYRGDSHLHTVYSDGRRTPEQLVADARAAGLDFIVSTDHNTSSSQLVWGNYATDDLLILNGEEVTTRSGHWPAIGLPAGTWIDWRYRAADPADFRRFTDQVHRAGGLVTAAHPFANCFGCTYEFAYEIADLVEVWNGPWTADDEASVTHWDGLLRGGRWIPAIGDSDAHNPDQTVALPHTVVQADRLGRAELLAGLKAGRSWLAESKDVQLDFSVSGAGRTAGIGGRLVAGTGTPVEVRAVVRGVPGTTVTFLDQLGPEHSETVPESGAATVAWTTYPRYSRWVRVEVRRPSGGPKTTTPNAMVAMSNPIFLGAPDAG
- a CDS encoding alpha/beta fold hydrolase, with protein sequence MHYVEHGTGTPVLAVHGWTPDHRLMTGCLEPVFERRPGYRRLYPDLPGMGRSPAGSARGSDDLLAALSGLVDEVLGDEPFLLVGESYGGYLARGLAHARPAQVSGLALVCPVGRPVPTLERDVPEHTVVRADPGLLAALDPAEAEEYGGLAVVQSAETLARFRADVAPGLAIADFAALDRMRTAWPLAEDPESGPRYRKPALIVCGRQDASTGFAEQYALLGHYPRASYAVLDRAGHNLQFEQPALFEALVEEWLDRVAEASGGAG
- a CDS encoding 2'-5' RNA ligase family protein; the encoded protein is MPTPGTSALVVTLPSAVVLLETAAAVDPGLVRPGLPPHVTALYPFLPADRLTERIDAEVRQLASEFPQTDVPLTDLVTAPGFVAAAAPALQPLADAVCDHWPGVPPYGGRFGPHPPAHLTIALGGTDEQRAEAADRARAALPLTALADTLHLVVLTEQGWQLRVSANLGMPAR